From the genome of Triticum aestivum cultivar Chinese Spring chromosome 1A, IWGSC CS RefSeq v2.1, whole genome shotgun sequence:
GGCCTGGTCCCAACCAGATCGATCATGGAATGGCTTCCCCATCCCCGGCGATCAAGGAGATAGAGAGCTCTTTTCCTCGGCCACCAGGGTAACGATCGGAGATGGCAGAACAATGAAATTCTGGACATGCAACTGGCTTGGGACCCAACCGCTCTGCCTCTCCTTCCCTGCTCTGTTTAAACACTCGCGAAGGAAAAATCGGACAGTTGCTGAAGCTTTATTGAACGAGCAGTGGATCGGTGACTTGCAACATGGAAATTGGGAGCACATTGTCACTGATGTTGTTATTTTGGCGAGAAAATACAGAGAGCAAGGGAGAATATTGAATGTGTAGCGGGCTGACATGATTCGATGGACATGGCAGCAACGGAAACTACTCCACAGCCTCGGCGTACAAAATTCAGTTTAACAGCATGCCATCCACAGATATGAAGATTACAATCTGAAAAGTTTGGGCCCCTGGAAAGTTAAAGATATTCTCGTGGCTGCTTCACTTGGACAGGCTTTGGTGCAATGATAGATTGCAGCGCCGCAGCTGGCCTAACTCCTACTTCTGTCATTTTTGCGTGAAACTTGGAAATATCTGTTCATCTTTTCTGGAACCGCCAGCTCTCGCACACAGTCTGGGCAGAGGTAGCAAGATGGAGGGGCCGCTCTTCGCTTGCCCCCCAGGGGAGAGAGCAAACTCACACACCATCGACAATCAGAAGAATCATCTCCCGCACAGACAGAGACGGGAAAAAAGGAGTAAGAACCATGATCATGGCAACCACCTCGGAGCTATGGTGTGCGAGACACAATTGTATCTTCAGAGACAAGAAGGCGGAACCATCAGACATCATCAGGGCAATTAGGCAAAACATGGCGCAATGGCGCCTAGCAGGAGCCAAAGTCATCGAGCCCCCGTTCGGGGATTTAGTTGCGAGATAAAAACTTAAAGACCATGGTTCAGAGGGGGTGGCATGTCACCCCTAGAAAACCCTTGCCTTTTTTTTTTTGCTTCTCTGATCTTTTGATCAACTTTGTATCTTGTACCACCTGCTAAATCTATGAAGCCAGCcgagctggatctttcaaaaaaaatggATGTTAGTAATTTAAAAGTTGAATTTCTGTTCTCCCATAAAATTCAATTTTACATATCTATGGATTCGTTATATAATCCAAATAAGGTTTGAAGCTGTTACACCATTAAGCCCTTGACGAGAGGTGGTTCTCCATGATCTATGTTGCACGGATACTTCAGAAAGCGTGTGTATCATGTCGGATACTGCCCCGATACGGCCCGATATGTATCCCGTAAGTATCCcttgattttttaattttttttaaaaaaaagaaaataatgttTGATACTCCTGGGATACTTCTGCGATACGTTTTGGATACCTCAAACCCCTTGTTCGATGTGAAATCCCCTCAATAGTAAAGGCGCACCTTTTGAAGATTCCCAAGATGGGCCTCAGTTCATGTCAAAACATAACTGGCAATGTTCTTATTCAATTGAGAGGTGGGCAGGAGAGAATTGATGCACTGATTGAAACAACAAACCTAGAAAAAATCCACTGCTAATTAATGAAAGTGGACCAAGTGCAAGAAAAGAAAGGGGGTAATCCTACTGAGGCATTCTTTGACCTGGAAGCTCCTTATTTTCTTCCCTATTTTTAATAATTAATATATGTAATATCTATATATAAATGTATCTCCGTATTCATGTTTTTAGAAAATTTACGTATCAGGCGTATCCTCATATCGTGTATCCGATACGCATCCAAGTATCCATGCAACGTAGTCCATGATTCCGGTATCCAAACAACCCCTGAGTGTCGAAGAGCTACAAGGATTGGCACATGGTACCCAAGTCTGACATAAACACAAATGCGCTGAAGAATCCAAGTACTGGTACGCTCGGGTTGTTATGCTTCCGCACATTAGATGCCTTCTGATTCCTCTGGGCAAGTACTTGACCTTTTGATTGCAGAAATGAATGCAGTTCGAGTTGCATGGCATGGCGCAGGTGACAGACAGGTGTGATATTGTTGGTGTCAGATATCAAGCTCCTATGAAAATACGATCCTGAATAATCCTGCTATCCAGCATAGGAGCTTGGATTTTGATGTCAAGAACAAGTAAGCGACATTCTATTATGTAGCATCAGTTAAATGCATTGCTCCATTGACGCTCTTGCTGAAATTGCTCAATCGCAATCAATCTCTAGTAATTGTGAACTGCAGATGTTTCTCTTACAAACTACTCtgacatactccctctgtcccaaaataagtgactcaactgaagttagtataaaattgagtcaCCTATTtcaggatggagggagtatttctttacggagggagtactagatgaATGAAATTCTATGTGATATCTGAAGATGGGGTCAAATGATCAGCCATCTAATCTTCAAGTGGGTCAAACCCGGTTCATTTAGCATCTTTTGATTAGCCAAGCAACCAAAAGTTAAGTCCTTCTATCCATATTTTGCTACATTCTACTATCAGCCAGCACTCAGATGTTGCAATCAAGGAGCAAATTTGTGCTTCCATGCATAACTATAAACCCAAGGCCAGGCACTCAGATGTCACAGTTTCCGTGAACAAAGAGAACACCAGACGACCATAATTATTTAGCATCCAGAACAACACATAATCTGAAAGGCGGGGCCAAAAAAGTAGGGATGACAAAAACTCAGCTCCAGGTACAGTTTATCCAGCAGTAGTACAGTACAATACAAGATTAAAATGGTGCCATATCTTTATACATAAAAGAACTAAACACGCTAAAGAAAACAAACCAACGTTTTCTCATAACGCTATCTAGCAGTTTCTGTAATCCACCCACAGCCTCCTACAGTTATTAACACCTGAAAAGGCCTCCAGTCTCATCCTACACTTGCCGAGTCGAGATTTTACGACAGCTTCATCCAACCACCAGCCTTTCTACTTGACAGAAAAATTCTATGTTATGCTAGGAAGGTGTTGAAGGTACCAATCCAATCCAGGTTGAAAATGAATACACCACTGTACCCTTAAACAATCTGGACGTAATCTGGTGTGTCGGACCTTGGACCGGCAATTGTCCGGTACACATACAATGTCTCGACCGGGCTATCATCCGGAAGTGACTCCACAGGGCATGTTCGTCCAGGATCGTTCATTATCTCCACGGTAAGGCGGGGCATCTTCTCTGCAAGCTGTCGGCATGCGCCCAGGGTCAATGAGCACGACGACATCCAAAGGGATCGCATTGTCTCCAGCTTGGCAGCATTTGCCAGCAACGGCTTATTTCCAAATGGGCAGTCCCTGATCTCCAGCTTCTTCAGGCTCTTGCAGCCAGAGAGGATATAATGCAGGCCAAGATCACTGTTCCCAGCAAAGGCGATTGACAGCATCTCAAGACAATTACCATTTGCACCGATTGATTTGAACACGAGATCTGTGAGAAGGCCAGACACAGAGAGGCGCCTAAGGCCCTTGCATGATTCCACAATGGCACTGAAGCCAGCATCAAGAGACTCCCGTGTGACGTAATCTGGAGTACGGGGCTCAAGGATGCATAACCGGAAGCAAGTGAAGTTGGGACGGTTCTTTGCAATTGTAATGAGGGCCTCATTCGTCATCTGGCCGCAGAAGTAGAGAACTGACTCCAACATGGGGCAACTGGCAGAAACATCAACCAGGCCTCTTTCAGTCAATAAAACTTGCCCGGCACCAAAAGGGTCAGACGGGAAGACCCGCAGCTCTTGCAGTTTACTGCAAGAGCCTGCCACGACAGCTAGACCATGGTCCTCGATTAGGTCCATCACCTGAAAAACACAGCTTAAACTTTTCAATGAAGCAAATATTAATGAATAAAACATGGAAAGTGAGACATTGATCATAATTCAGTTTCAAGAACTACACTGTTGTGGGGCAAGTAAATATCTTGCAGTGGTTGGCAAAGAACTGGAAAGTGGCAGAAAACCATAGTTGTTTCTGTTTATGCCAATACGGAGATCCTAGCTTACATTCAAAGGGACATTATCAAGCATTCATGGCAATATTCACTTAAGCAATGTGAGTGTATATTTGCAAAATAGTgtgggcattgaagttgataaatacTAAAAGCACAAGTAGCATACCCATAATTGCTGCAGATTCTTGCATCTGCTAATAAATTTTATTAGCTCAGGGCCTCGCACAGTAGCATAACTCAGATTGAGTGATGTGAGGCCTTCACATACACAGTAGAATGCTGGCAGGTAATCTGGCACAGCATCCCAAGCCCCAGAGAGCCTTCTCAGGCTTTTACAACCTGCAAATGCCGCTTCGAGCTTTGCAAAGAGATCTGAATGATACTCAGCAGAGAATTTGCCAGTTCCGAGTTCTACTAGTTGCGGAGCCTTACGAAGAAGGCTAGCAACCTTGTCAAGAGGGATAGCATTGTTGAGCTTCAGAGTCTTGAGGTTGCGGCATCTGCTCACTAGCCGCTCGAGTACAGCGAAATTGACCTCCCCTTCTAAGCATGAAAAGTTCAGAGTTTCCAGAGAAGTAAAGGATTCCGGAAAGTAACTGAGCCAATGACTGGAACAATCCTCAATGTAGTTCTCTTGCAGGTCAAGTTCTCTTAAATTTCTGCAGCATGGAGTAGAAAGAAATTAGAACTTAACGATAGGCGATGAACCATATCTAAAAAGAATGATGAAAGCAGAACAAGAGTTGCCCATTAGTCCATTACCAACACTAACATCACTTGAGAAACAAAGTCCATATGAGTATTTGGTGGAAGAATCAAGGCAACTTATGAGGAAGTAACAAATAACTGCAGGTACAATAGGCTATGGCATTACAAAGATCATGATAATGAAAATGGATACAGCATTGTATTGCTTCATTCAGGGTTCAACTGATCTTTGTTCATGTTCTTACTCCAGTTGTATCAGTTTTTTATGTGCTCACTGCTCAGAAAACTTTAAAGTCAACATTTACAGTAAATTTGTGTTATCTAGTATCTAGAGACTCATGGAGATTGAGCCATCTGGAACAAGTTATATGATTTACAAACCAAGGTGCTTCACAGGAACATCAGTGTAAAGCACCATTAGCAAAAATCAGTCTTCAGCATATAAGGTTTGCTTTGCCTTTGCGGTTACAGCACCTATGTCCACTATTTTAGTGTCCCTTCCCCTATTCTCAAGCATACTAGATCAACAGATTTAAGCTAGCCACAGCAGCAACAAGAAGAGAATTACTGGATAAATCACAAGCAAACCAATACAGATAGACAGAGCAATGAAAAAGGTAACAATAGAAACACTCAAATACTTCAATGCTCACAAAATGCAATTTTACGCAGGACACATCAACTTCAATAATGTATAACAGCACACACCTAAAGTCTCCATGATTATCAGGCGGCAGTCCAGGAACTTATTTTGGATGCAAAATAATGGTAAGTATCAGGTTTTTCTTGGCTGACAAGGACACTTGCTAAGATCTCCATTATTTGCAGCCTCAGGATATGATTAGTATGAGCTAGCTAGCTCTGCCATAAATTGGATCTAGAGCTGGGCCCCCCTCATCAGACCAACCACTTCCAAACCACAGCATATTTTTTTAGGAAAGAAAAATAATATGAACTACCCAACTTAGATTCAATTATGTTAACTATCAACCTCATCCAAAACAAGATATTGAGGGATTCATCAAATGTTGAATTCACACATACCAAATTATTTATCAAAACAAGAACAAGGAAAGTGCTTCTAACAAACTAAATTGCATTACCATGTCATGTCCAGTCCAAATGATACAAAGTGTGCGCACTCACATCTATGTAGTCAAAAATTTCTAGGACAAAGACGTGAGAAAAGCTCAAGGACAACTGAATAGTAGGTCCAAGAATCGACAGAACACTCACAAGTGAATGTAGCGTTTGTTTTTCAGATAGAAAAAAATGTATCTGTACTCTCTTTCTCGACGAGAAAAAAAATGTATCTGTACTCTCTTTCTCGACGATAGTCGATAAACAGTACTGATTACAACAATCTGTATTACCAAGGTTCAGTCTAATGATTTGTTATGCACCTGCATATATGGCATCAGATTAGAATATAAACAATGCACATTCAGTTACTGCAGACTCTCTTCTATGTTTGCACAGGATAACACAATAGTATCAAAAGCTGATCAAACATCATTAGCCTTTCCTCACAGCTTAATACTTTCCTATCACTCAAAACTATCAAAACAGTACTGGTAGTGCACATTAAGTACTATGGATTTCTATCCAAATTCCTACGTACCAAATCCTTCAAGTTCCTTTTTAAAAGGTACGGATCTTATAAATTCCTACTTTCTGTCTAAGGGATTCCCGCAAGCTCAACTAATCAGACTATACAAAGGAAGGGATCAAAGTTGCTTGTTTCACTAATCCATTATATGCAGGCATTATGAGCACTGGAGCAAATATCACATTCTCCCTTGAGAATCCCCCAAAAAAAGGGGAAAACCACAGAAATGGGGATCCATATCTTCAGAACATGCTAAAGACATGTTTCTTTAGAATCTAGAAGCTCAAATCAGGAGGGCAAGTCCACAAACACACGCGAAGGTAACTGAAAAATTGAAAGGAGAACAATTCAAGCGAGATCCGGTGCCTCGGGCTCATGACGTGGGGGTATACATTTTTTTAAGTAAAGGCGCATCTGATTGGTTTTAATTAAACTAGAAATAATTCCATCCTTTTGGCAAAAAGAGAAAAAGGGATGCATCCATCATTGGTACACAGATAGATATATATCGTCTGCCAATCCCACAGATCCGTTCACCAGAGGTCATGCTCACACAATGCAATCAAACATGGGCCAAAGCTTCTGGAGAACAGGATGAAGGCTAGTTTGCAAATCACAGTTCAAAGCTTTGAAAGACATGACACTCGTTTGACTAGCACAAGAACACACTTGAGCGTATTAGGAGAGAAATAACAATAGCACCTCCTTCGAATAGATCAAATCCTTTCACACTTAAACTAGGAGTAGATCAAATCTTAACTGAAACTTGCATCTATTTCAAAGAAGTACCAAATGATACGCACACAAGAAAATCAGTTGTTTAGTTCAAAATCGTTGAACCATTTTGAGGAAAAGCAGAGAAAATGTAATCATTTTAGCCGAACCAAGAACTAGTTAGATCACAAAAACCGAAAGCTCAAATGACCGAACAAGGCTCAAATCTGCAAGAGAAGGAAGCAAAGAAGCGCCCAAATCTCCCGTCTTAGCTCAAAGCTTGACCGCCAAAGTCGGGGCCTCACCTGCAACCTTCGGTAATGGCGGCGAGGCCGGCGGTGCTGAATCCCTCGCATGAGACGAGGCGCAGGACCTGGAAGTTCCGGAAGGAGGAGGCGATCATCTCCAGGCACTCGTCGGTGACGACCATGCGCTTGAAGCTGAGCTCCTCGAGAAGCGGCcagccttcggcggcggcggcgacccagGGCGCGGCCTCGGCGCCCCAGGCGGGCGGGACGAGCCCGAAGTCCGCGAAGTGGGGCTTGCCCTTGACCTCGGCGGCGCGGACGGAGGGGAAGCGGTCGACGGCGTCGCGCGGTGCGGCGGCGTAGCAgttggcgacggcgaggcggcgccggGAGCGGCGCTCGGCCCCGAGCCAGCCGTGGCAGACGGCCGCCGCGGCgccgcggtcggcggcggcggggaggaaggagaaggcgtgctCCAGGACCTCGTCCGGGAGCGAGTGCCAGGGgggcgcggcggccgcggcggggccggcgccgtcgcgcgcgccgccgcggcccatcggggcggcgcgggccgtcGGTGGCCCGGGCTGGCTACCCGGCGGCTGGGGCGGGCCGGTGGagcgcgcggggaggcggcggcggcggcagggagagcATCTGGAGAGGAGGGGTGGAGAGAGAGGCTGCTGGCTCTCTCTTCTGTCTCTGCTCTCCCCCCTGGTCTTCTCTCTACTTCTCTCCTCTCACCCtcacctctctttctctctctccttgcttttctattttcatttttttagaAGGAGATttccattttattttctttagatagacagtgagagagagaggagtgagTGTGCACTGTCGTTGTCCTTTTGTTTTCTTTTAGATAGAGGACATTTTCTATATTTTCTGTAATGTATTTCAGGTTTAGTTCTCACTGTTTCAGATTTATTTGTTTGGAGGGAGAAAAGAACTATTCTTTTACTGCTGTGTGCTGAGCTAGGGGCGAGCGAGCGAGCATGAAGAGGGAATGAACAGTGATGGAACTGATGGTAGGATTGAGGCGCTTGTTTCAGCTTGGGTTTTTTGGGGATTTGGGACGTGGACGCTGGATTCTGTGCGGAGTGGTTTGTGGCGGACGGTGTTCCTTTGAAATGAACGGGGCTGTTGTTCCTTTGAAATGAACGGGGCTGTTTAGGGGTGTTTGTTTCCAAGGACTTTTTGGTGTAGGAACTAAAAAAAGTCTCTCTTAAATTTTTTTAATTAAACGGAAgagactactagggactaaaagttgctttTGGGGACTAAATGaacagggggtgtttgtttccaatgactttttggtgtagggactaaaaaagtcccTCTTAGACTTTTTAATCAAAcgggagggactactagggactaaaagttgctttTTGGGACTAAATGGAGAAGACTCTTAAGGAGAGTCTTTTGGGGACTTTTTGAGACTTTTTCAACAATGCCCCTGCATAcacccattggcccgccaccccataatat
Proteins encoded in this window:
- the LOC123191327 gene encoding transport inhibitor response 1-like protein Os05g0150500, which gives rise to MGRGGARDGAGPAAAAAPPWHSLPDEVLEHAFSFLPAAADRGAAAAVCHGWLGAERRSRRRLAVANCYAAAPRDAVDRFPSVRAAEVKGKPHFADFGLVPPAWGAEAAPWVAAAAEGWPLLEELSFKRMVVTDECLEMIASSFRNFQVLRLVSCEGFSTAGLAAITEGCRNLRELDLQENYIEDCSSHWLSYFPESFTSLETLNFSCLEGEVNFAVLERLVSRCRNLKTLKLNNAIPLDKVASLLRKAPQLVELGTGKFSAEYHSDLFAKLEAAFAGCKSLRRLSGAWDAVPDYLPAFYCVCEGLTSLNLSYATVRGPELIKFISRCKNLQQLWVMDLIEDHGLAVVAGSCSKLQELRVFPSDPFGAGQVLLTERGLVDVSASCPMLESVLYFCGQMTNEALITIAKNRPNFTCFRLCILEPRTPDYVTRESLDAGFSAIVESCKGLRRLSVSGLLTDLVFKSIGANGNCLEMLSIAFAGNSDLGLHYILSGCKSLKKLEIRDCPFGNKPLLANAAKLETMRSLWMSSCSLTLGACRQLAEKMPRLTVEIMNDPGRTCPVESLPDDSPVETLYVYRTIAGPRSDTPDYVQIV